Proteins encoded within one genomic window of bacterium:
- a CDS encoding T9SS type A sorting domain-containing protein — protein sequence SADPIPDVIPTEFSITSTYPNPFNATLSIQYDIPQAAQISLSVYDLLGREVATLFQGMKDPGRHAVFWNAEGVSTGVYFIRLHSEHRSATQKVLLLK from the coding sequence TCTCCGCCGACCCCATCCCGGACGTCATTCCGACTGAATTTTCAATCACGAGCACCTATCCCAATCCGTTTAACGCGACACTGAGTATTCAATACGACATTCCGCAGGCCGCGCAGATTTCGCTTAGTGTTTATGATTTGTTGGGTCGGGAGGTGGCCACACTCTTTCAGGGAATGAAGGACCCCGGACGACATGCAGTTTTCTGGAATGCAGAAGGTGTCTCGACCGGAGTCTATTTCATCCGACTACACTCCGAACACCGTTCAGCAACTCAGAAAGTTCTGCTCCTCAAGTAA